A genomic stretch from Edaphobacter aggregans includes:
- a CDS encoding PadR family transcriptional regulator, whose amino-acid sequence MADQLNLIQGTLDMLILKAVSLGPLHGYGVLLRIQQISGDQLSIQQGSLYPALFRLEHQGLIASEWGESDNKRKAKFYRLTASGRARLRTEADNWNRMASLIAGILTTTPEEI is encoded by the coding sequence ATGGCCGACCAGCTCAACCTCATCCAGGGAACCCTCGACATGCTTATCCTGAAGGCAGTCTCCCTCGGTCCCCTCCATGGTTACGGTGTCCTCCTTCGCATCCAGCAGATTTCCGGTGACCAGCTATCAATTCAACAAGGCTCCCTGTACCCCGCGCTCTTCCGCCTGGAGCATCAAGGCCTCATCGCCTCCGAGTGGGGAGAGTCCGACAACAAGCGCAAGGCGAAATTCTATCGCCTCACAGCCTCCGGCCGAGCCCGCCTTCGCACCGAAGCCGACAACTGGAACCGCATGGCCTCCCTTATCGCAGGCATCCTCACCACCACCCCCGAAGAGATATAG
- a CDS encoding endo-1,4-beta-xylanase, whose amino-acid sequence MATYGFEDGTPDGWSSFNGASTPVATNTAAHSGSFSLLTTTSSTGAGGPSILVSRVLLAGAKYTITGFVQLTPGETATNANFTMKRSDPSCSGGTCYDTIGTYQVPVSNSGWAQIGGSYTVSTTETGLQLYAQLVGPTTAQSFYLDDVVITETAPPPGGTPIATYTFADGGLDGWAPFGSVSLSNAAPPVLDPNGDQQALLTTNRTAGFMGPSLNLLSVPNVVAGATYQVSAYVLLAAPDNSSPTATISTKTTDCASSGAFGNIATSGPLSSTVWTKVQGTLSFSNLPGPPTGLTLYFQSSSATDSFYISDVVIGELSPPPPNPSQQDNTGITSTFEDGGLDGWSSRTGNSTVANSTAAAHSGTHSLLTTGRTANYDGPQINVSNKMYSGSRYNISAWVMLVRTDDSNHVINMSLQTTLDGNTSFPSITSYPGITVPADGNWHQISVIGYNMASSYDPGTAFLYLQTVPPSGADLVSFYVDDFQLSYVPPPTIQTNIPSIYKTLSEFFPVGAEIDTTDLSGPHAQLLTMHFDSIVSGNDMKWSSVEDTKGTYTYGNADSEVRLAVCNGMKIRGHNLVWATGAQTPAYATGDGTNSPANQAVVTANIQEHIQSEVQHFGSNVYVWDVVNELLDPSQPDCLAHGPFYNVLGKSYIDIALQAAREYAPAGTKLFINDYSTTDPNRLACLVQVVGDLRSRGIPLDGVGHEMHNAINYPSTEAMVKAIDTVAEKFSGIEQQITEMDMSVYNAGDATSNYGNDIPPSVLAEQGWLYAHYFEALRRLRGKLSAVTFWGFADDDTWLDGFPVARTDYPLPFDMGLQAKPAYWGIVDRTQLPGFGLRFSASTTEGERHTSTLTITATNGSVGPAYTTQISGIKLTQLFGPRCSPQITAPGSFPIVLGDIATSGTVSAAFSINIVGCHPDSIFLLSVPWRSAVYHTGTFETILDFKRNGK is encoded by the coding sequence GTGGCTACGTATGGCTTTGAAGACGGAACACCCGATGGCTGGAGTTCGTTCAATGGCGCGAGTACGCCTGTCGCAACGAATACCGCCGCCCACAGCGGATCATTCAGTCTACTGACGACGACTAGTTCCACCGGCGCGGGCGGACCCTCGATTCTGGTGAGCAGAGTTCTTCTGGCCGGCGCAAAGTATACGATCACCGGCTTTGTCCAGCTGACGCCTGGAGAGACTGCAACGAATGCCAATTTCACAATGAAGCGTAGCGATCCGAGTTGTTCGGGTGGGACATGCTACGACACGATCGGCACGTACCAGGTGCCTGTGTCGAACTCAGGCTGGGCACAGATTGGCGGAAGCTATACGGTCAGCACCACAGAGACAGGGCTGCAGCTTTATGCGCAACTCGTTGGGCCGACGACGGCACAGTCGTTTTATCTGGATGATGTCGTGATTACAGAGACAGCGCCACCTCCAGGTGGAACGCCAATTGCGACTTATACGTTTGCTGATGGCGGGCTGGATGGATGGGCTCCATTCGGGTCAGTATCGCTAAGCAACGCCGCGCCTCCCGTGCTCGATCCGAATGGCGACCAACAGGCGCTTCTGACGACGAACCGGACGGCCGGATTTATGGGACCAAGCCTCAATCTGTTGAGTGTCCCGAATGTAGTTGCAGGCGCGACATATCAGGTGAGCGCGTATGTGCTGCTTGCGGCTCCAGACAACAGTAGTCCGACTGCTACGATTTCGACGAAGACGACAGACTGCGCCAGTTCCGGGGCCTTCGGCAATATTGCGACCTCGGGGCCGCTGTCGAGTACGGTCTGGACCAAGGTGCAGGGCACGCTTAGCTTCAGTAATCTGCCTGGGCCACCCACGGGGCTGACACTCTACTTCCAATCGAGCAGCGCGACGGATTCGTTCTATATCAGCGATGTTGTCATCGGTGAACTTTCGCCGCCACCACCGAATCCGAGCCAACAGGACAACACGGGGATCACGTCGACGTTCGAAGATGGCGGGCTAGATGGGTGGAGTTCGCGTACGGGTAATTCCACAGTGGCCAACTCGACCGCGGCGGCACACAGCGGAACCCACAGTCTGCTGACCACAGGACGGACTGCGAACTACGACGGACCGCAGATTAATGTCAGCAACAAGATGTACAGCGGCTCGCGGTACAACATCAGCGCATGGGTGATGCTGGTTCGGACGGATGACTCGAACCATGTCATCAATATGAGCTTGCAGACCACGCTCGACGGCAACACGAGTTTCCCAAGCATTACTTCTTATCCAGGAATCACTGTGCCTGCGGACGGAAACTGGCACCAGATCAGCGTCATCGGCTACAACATGGCGAGCAGCTACGATCCGGGGACGGCCTTTCTGTATCTGCAAACAGTTCCACCGTCAGGGGCTGATCTTGTGTCGTTCTATGTTGACGACTTCCAACTTAGTTATGTTCCGCCACCGACGATTCAAACAAATATTCCTTCGATTTACAAGACTCTGTCCGAGTTCTTCCCAGTCGGTGCAGAGATCGATACGACCGATCTGTCAGGCCCACATGCCCAGTTGCTGACGATGCATTTCGACAGCATCGTTTCAGGCAATGACATGAAGTGGAGTTCGGTGGAGGATACGAAGGGCACTTATACCTACGGGAATGCTGATAGCGAGGTTAGGCTCGCCGTGTGCAATGGCATGAAGATACGGGGACATAATCTGGTGTGGGCAACTGGGGCGCAGACTCCTGCCTACGCTACAGGCGATGGGACGAACTCACCTGCCAATCAGGCTGTGGTGACAGCTAATATTCAAGAGCATATCCAGAGCGAGGTGCAGCATTTTGGTAGCAATGTGTATGTGTGGGACGTGGTGAATGAACTGCTCGATCCTTCACAGCCGGACTGCCTCGCTCATGGTCCGTTCTATAACGTCCTCGGGAAGAGTTATATCGATATCGCCCTGCAAGCGGCCAGGGAATATGCGCCCGCGGGTACGAAGTTGTTTATCAATGATTACAGCACCACGGATCCGAACAGACTCGCTTGCCTGGTGCAGGTGGTTGGCGATTTGCGTAGTCGGGGCATTCCGCTCGACGGCGTCGGACACGAGATGCATAACGCAATCAACTATCCATCGACCGAGGCAATGGTCAAGGCTATCGACACCGTTGCGGAGAAATTTTCTGGGATTGAGCAGCAGATCACCGAGATGGATATGAGCGTCTATAACGCTGGCGATGCGACCTCGAACTATGGCAACGATATTCCGCCGTCGGTTCTGGCAGAGCAAGGCTGGCTCTATGCGCATTATTTTGAAGCGCTGCGGCGGTTGAGAGGGAAACTAAGTGCCGTTACGTTCTGGGGTTTCGCGGATGACGACACCTGGCTCGATGGCTTCCCAGTTGCTCGGACAGACTATCCGCTGCCTTTCGACATGGGATTGCAGGCCAAGCCAGCTTATTGGGGAATCGTGGATCGGACACAGTTGCCCGGCTTCGGGTTGAGGTTCTCCGCTTCCACGACGGAAGGCGAGAGGCATACAAGCACGCTGACCATCACCGCGACCAACGGCAGCGTAGGACCGGCTTATACGACGCAGATCAGCGGCATCAAGCTTACGCAGCTCTTTGGACCACGATGCAGCCCACAGATTACGGCACCGGGAAGTTTCCCGATCGTACTTGGCGATATCGCTACAAGTGGCACTGTTAGTGCCGCCTTTAGTATCAACATCGTTGGCTGCCATCCAGACTCTATATTCCTTTTGAGTGTGCCGTGGAGGTCGGCTGTGTACCACACCGGCACATTCGAGACGATCCTGGATTTCAAGAGAAACGGAAAGTAA
- a CDS encoding PEP-CTERM sorting domain-containing protein: protein MVVPYSVRIDVDYTPVPEPSCFVLLGTGIVGLAGAARRKFLSHS, encoded by the coding sequence GTGGTCGTCCCATACTCTGTCCGAATTGATGTGGACTACACACCGGTTCCCGAGCCTTCTTGTTTCGTTTTGCTCGGCACAGGCATCGTCGGCCTAGCAGGTGCAGCCCGTCGCAAGTTTCTCTCCCACTCCTAG
- a CDS encoding PEP-CTERM sorting domain-containing protein, producing the protein MTRLFTIFKTGSLVLDPPPAATPEPSTLALLGTGLLGALGAFRRKLFFLQHQSKELRLPLLPQKASPTRLCFE; encoded by the coding sequence GTGACGAGACTATTTACGATCTTCAAAACTGGAAGTCTGGTACTTGACCCACCGCCAGCCGCAACCCCAGAGCCGTCCACTCTGGCGCTGTTAGGGACTGGCCTGCTTGGTGCCCTGGGGGCATTCCGTCGCAAGCTATTTTTCCTGCAACACCAATCGAAGGAACTGCGTCTGCCTCTATTGCCCCAGAAGGCATCCCCCACCCGACTATGTTTCGAATGA